The sequence CCTTCTCGGAACAGCGTGCCAGTAATCCCAATATTCGCTCTCTAAATTGAATAACAGCGCGCGCTGCCCCGGAATGTGCGAAATGACGCTTTCTTCGGCTGCTATCCGCACCTTCTCCTGGTCATCAGTCCCAATATCGAAGTGGACATCCGTCAAGCTGAAGGGGACTGGGTTCCCTCTGAGCCGGGTCCAGCCGATGGGCTGGGAGGATATCTGGGTGGAAGGAAGTGAATCGTCAACCATCCCTGAGGAGCGAAGCACCCACAAATCTTCCGTGTGGTCGCGGACCTCATCGTAGCTGTACGCCCAGTGCCCGTCTCCACCCGTCATCTCCACCCAGGCCATGGGCTTGGTCCCGCTTCCCAGGTGGGAGAAGGCTGCGGAATGCACCCGGCTCAATCCGGTGGCTTTGTCGAAGATGCCTCGGAGCTCCGCAAAACCGTTCGTAAGATTGTGGGCTTGCTCTTCGCGAATGGCGGGTTGGGGCAGGGCGTTGAGGTAGACCGCCATGTTCGTGAACTTCACCTCCACCTGGGGGCCGGAGGCCCATTTGCAAGGAGTTGTCTTCTTCCATGTGTTCGCTTTCAGATTGGTCGCCAGGACCGCCCACTCCGCCATGTCCTCTGAGCAATATTGGAGAACGCCCTTCCCCTGGAAATAAAATCCGAGGAGGGAGTCCTTGTGCTTGATCGGGGCGGCGCTGCCTTCCTCGAAGAAGAAGCGGGCATGGCCGACCTTCCATTCGCGCTTTTCCACCCAGCACCCTTTGTCAGAGAGGCCGCAGAGCAGGATGTCCTGGATCTCAGGGGCGGTAGGACGTTGCGCGGGCGCGATATCTCCAGAGAGATGGGCGGTGGCGAGCAGCGCGAGACAGGCCGGCAATAGTTTCTTGAGCATCCCGGGTCCCCCATGTGGTTGAGCCACTGATCATATCCCTTCGGAGAACCTCGGCAACAGAGTCTGCAACCCATCGGAACCACCTTTGGCCGCGACGGCGGTGCCTCCACGCGCCCTGGTGGCCGTCCATTGAAAGCGCCATTTCAACGTGTGGAAAGGTACCCAAACCGTCCCAGGGTGACCAAAGTCTCAATCCAGCCGTGATGGGGCCACCTCCGATCAGAATTGGAGTTGAGCGCCAGGATTCCCATGCACATGGGGCCACGCCTGAATCACCTTTCGCTGCCCCGTCGGAGGTTCCATGCAAGCAACGAGCGAGATGGTCTTTGGAGGCAGTTTCCTGCTGGCTCCCATCGGCAGCCAGCCCCAGTTCACGCCCGAAGAACTCAGCGAGGACGCCCGCGCCATCGGCCAGGCCGCGCGGGATTTCGTGGAGGGCGAAGTCATCCCGCGGGATGCCGACATCGACAAGCTCGATCCCGGATTGTCCAAGGAATTGCTCCGCAAGGCCGGTGAGCTGGGCCTGCTGAGCCTGGAGATTCCCGAGGCCTACGACGGCATGGACCTCGACAAGATCTCCGGCCTGCTGGTGCTGGAAGAACTCGGCCGCCAAGCTTCCTTTTCCGTCACCTACAGCGCCCACACCGGCATCGGTACGCTGCCCATCGTCTACTTCGGGAATGAAGCTCAGAAGGCCAAGTACCTGCCGAGGCTCGGCAGCGGCGAATGGGCGGCGGCCTATGCGCTCACGGAACCCGGCGCGGGCAGCGACGCCATGAATTCCAAGACCGTGGCCGCCCTGGATGGCGACGCCTGGGTGCTGAACGGCGCCAAGATGTGGATCACCAATGCGGGCTTCGCCGATGTCTTCGTGGTCTTCGCCAAGGTGGACGGCCGCAAGTTCAGCGCTTTTATCGTGGAAAAGGGCGATCCGGGCTTCACCATCGCCGCCGAGGAACGCAAGCTCGGCATCAAGGGCTCCAGCACCCGCGCGCTCGCTTTCGACAACTGCCGCATCCCCAAGGACCGGCTGCTGGGCGAACTTGGCAAGGGCCACCGCATCGCCTTCGGCATCCTGGCCATCGGCCGCTTCAAGCTTGGGGCGGGCTGCAACGGCATGGCCAAGGAAGTGTTGAAGTACACGCTGAAATACACTGCCGAGCGCATGCAGTTCGGCAGGACCATCAACAGCTTCGGCATGATCCGGAAATTCCTGGCGGACATGGGCATCCGCATCTTCGTGGCCGAGAGCATGAACTTCCGCACCATCGGCTACATCAACGAGGGCATGCGCGAGATCGGCTGGGACCGGCCCGATGCCGCCAAGCAGAAGCTGGAGATCATGGACGAGTTCCAACTGGAAGCTTCCATCATGAAGGTATGGGACAGCGAGGCCCTGGGCCTCATCGCCGACGAGGCGGTGCAATGCTTCGGCGGCTACGGCTTCAGCGCCGAGTATCCGCCCGAGAAGATCTACCGGGACAACCGCATCAACCGCATCTTCGAGGGCACCAACGAGATCAACCGCCTCATCATTGCGGGCCAGGTCTTCAAGAAGGTCGGCAATGGCACGCTGGTCCTCCGCATGGACACGGCGGATGTTCCTGGATTGGGCTCCGGGCCCCTCGCCAAAGCCGAGCAGGCGGTCGAACTGGCCAAGCGCCAGGCCCAGTACGCCATCCAGGCCTGCCTGGAGGTCAAGGGCCAGAAGCTCATCGAGAACCAGGAAGCCGCCGGCCGCGCCGCCGATCTGGTCACCGAGATCTACACCATGGAATCCGCCGTGGTGCGCGCCGCCAAGATGATGGACACCGGCCATCGCTGGGCCCAACTGGCCAAGGATTGCGCCGAAGCCCACGTCAACGAAGGCTGTGGCAAGGTGCGGAACCTGTCCCGGCTGCTGCTCGCGGAGGTGCTGGAGGGAATCGCGCTGGAAAGAGCCCTGGCCGACTCGAGAACTTTCGATCTCCATGTGCCCATGGCCGGGTCAAAGCTCAGGGACCGCATCGCGTCGCAGCTCATTGAGAAAGGCGGCTATCCCATCGAGGCTTTCTGAAGGGTTCGGTGGTGCGTCTATCCCCCGATGGCGCCCAGGGGGAAGCGGGCCAGAACACGGTAGTCCACCAAACCGCCCTGCGGCACGGATTGCACCAGCGCGAAATCGGTGATCCGCCACCTCACTGGCTGCAATCCGTCCAATTCGGAATCCGTGCGCCTAGCGTTGCGCAGGAGCGTGATGTGGGGCTTGTATTCACGCCGGTCAAAATCGAAGCCGTGCCGGGCCAGGCTTTGCTCAAGCGCGCTTGCCAACTGCACCAATGGCGGCGGCACGTGGCCAGGCGCAGCGTACACGATATGGTTGTGCCCCCAGTAATGAGCCGAATCAAAACACAGATCGAAACCCTCCGCGCTGGCCTCCAGCGCTGCCATCCGCAATGGCTCCAACCGGACCTGCTCGATTCCGCCGATGAACACCAGCGTTGAATGCAGGGTTGCAACGCGCATGGTTCGCCCGCCGTACAGCTGTTTCAGCGGCTCCTGCCACGCGGCCAAGGCTTCGCGCTCGGCGGCGGTCGGCCACAGGGCGAAGAAAACCCTCAGGGCCGGGGAATGGGGTGGGCAGCTCATACCACCAGCAATTTATCCCATGTGGGAAAGTCCAGGCCGCCGGCTGCGGCAAATTGGGGCTTTAATATCTCCTCGGCCCAGGTGCAACAAGCCCCGCGCCTTTGAATGGGAGCGCTCGCATGAGCCCCCTATTAACAGCGAAGATCTGCTGGATGAGCGGCACGGGAAATTCCTTGCGCCTCGCACATGGCTTCGCCGCCTGCGTTGAAGAGAAGGGCGGCGAAATCCACTTGGAGCAGATCGCCCCCAACTCATCGCCAACATGCGAGGCCTCCTGGCTCGCCGTGTTCTTCCCCACCCACGGCTTCACCACGCCCTGGCCCGTGCTCCGATGGGCCTGGTCGCTGCAGCCCGGGAAGGGGATTTCTGCGGCGGTGGTCAGCGCGCGGGCCGGGTGGTGGATGGGAACCTGCCTGCGCGGCCTGACCGGAAGCGCGCCCTTCATTCCCGCCCTGCTGCTGGCGCTGAAAGGCTACCGGGTGCGGGGGATCCTCTCGGTCGACATGCCCTCGAATTGGATCCTGGTCCACCCGGGTTTGAACGCAGTCCATGCCGCGCATTTCCTGGAGCGCGGGCATCAGAAAATCAGGGCTTTCACCCAGGATCTCCTCGCCGGGAGCCGGCGGCTCTGGAGCCTGGACAACCTGTTCGAATGCCTCTCCGGCATGGTCCTGCTTCCGGTTTCAGTCGGGTATCTGCTCTACGGACGCCCGCTCTTCGCCAAGCTCTTCTTCGCGAACGAGCGATGCAACGGCTGCGGCGTCTGCGCCGCCCACTGCCCCGAGGGAGCCATCCGCATGACCGGCTCCACGCCCAGGCCCTACTGGACCCTCCATTGCGAGAGCTGCATGAGATGCATGAACCTGTGCCCCCTCCGTGCGGTGGAAGCAGGCCAATCCCTGGGGGTGCTTCTGAACCTGGCCGCCGGGCTTCCCCTCATCGGCTGGCTGCTGGCCCGCATCGCCCCCCGCTGGCCTTGGCTCGCCTGGCTGGACACCGGCTTTCCCCGGTTCGCCTTGAACTACGGGTGGTACCTCGCCGCGCTGATCCTGGTCTACTTCCTGGTCTTCCAGGCGATGCGGTGGCGCCCCCTGCGGCTCCTTTTCTCCTTCACCACGCTCACGCGGTGGTTCAGGCGCTATCGCGAACCGTCCACGGGCCCGCGGGACCTCCCTGGGAGATGGGACTAGACTGCGCCATGGGCCGCAAGGCTCTGGGCGGGGCTATGATGCACGTAGACCTATCCCGGTGACTCCCATGCTGACGATCTCGGAATCGCGACTCTCCCCGCGGCATACCATCGCCTTGGTGATGGCGGGCGGGCGCGGCAAACGCTTGATGGATCTCACGGACCACTATTCGAAGCCCGGCCTCGATTTCGGCGGCAAGTACCGCATCATCGACTTCACCCTGTCGAACTGCGTGAATTCGGGCTTCCGGCGGATCATGGTGCTGACGCAATACAATTCGCACCGCCTGCTGCAGCATCTCCAGCTTGGATGGACCTTTCTGGCAGGCAACCTCAACGAATACGTCCATGTGCTGCCGGCCCACCAGAGCATGGACAAGAACGCCTGGTACAGCGGCACCGCGGACGCGGTGTATCAGAACATCGGCAGCATCCAGTCGGCCAATCCCAAGACCGTGCTGATCCTCGCGGGCGACCACGTCTACCGCATGGACTACAAGATCTTCCTCCAGGACCATCTCAACAACAAAGCGGACATGACCATCGCCTGCCTGGAGGTGCCGCGGCTGGCGGCCCGGGGCTTCGGCATCGCCCAGGTGGACGGCGAGGACCGCATCATCTCCTTCGTGGAGAAGCCCGAGGATCCGCCCGCGGTCCCCGGCAAGCCCGACCGGGCCTTCGCGTCCATGGGCATCTACCTCTTCAACGCGGAATTCCTCTACAAGGCCCTCCAGCGGGATGCCGAGGATCCGGATTCGGGCCACGATTTCGGCAAGGACATCATCCCCAAGCTCGTGCATGAGGCCAGCATCTTCGCCCATCGCTTCGAGCGGAGCTGCATTCCGAACGAAGGGCACCCGGAACCCTACTGGCGGGATGTGGGCGGCGTGGATTCCTACTGGGAAGCCAACATGGACCTGACCACGGTGCATCCGGCCCTGAACCTCTACGACACGGCCTGGCCCATCACCACGCACCAGGAGCAATTGCCGCCCGCGAAATTCGTCCATGCCGGCGAGATGCGGAACGGAGTGGCTCTTTCCAGCCTGGTGTCCGGCGGCTGCATCATTTCCGGCGCCCACGTGCACCATTCCCTGCTCTCCAGCCGCGTTTCCATCCACTCCCATGCCCGACTCGACGGAGCGCTGGTGCTGCCGGACTGCGACATCGGACGCAAGGCACGGTTGAAGCGCTGCATCCTGGCGCGGGGCTGCCGCATCCCCAACGGCCTGGTGGTGGGCGAGGACCCCGAGGAGGACGCGCGCCGTTTCGTCCGCACCGCCGGAGGCGTCACCCTCATCTCCCAACCGATGCTGGACCGGCTGAGCCGGCCGGAGCGCTGATTTTTGGACATCCTGTTCGTCGCGTCCGAATTGTTTCCCTATGCCAAAGTCGGCGGCCTGGGGGATGTGATGGCGGCCCTCCCCCGGGCCCTGCGCGCGCTGGGCGCGGATGTGCGGCTCTTGCTGCCGGCCTATCCGGCCCTTCGCGCCCTGGGGATCCAGCGCGAGGCGGCCGCATTCCCGGATCTCATGGGAGGCGGTCCGGCCAGGATCCTCCGGGCCGAGGCCCCCGGATTGCCGCTCTACCTGTTCGATCAACCGACCTTCTTCGATCGCCCCGGCGGTCCCTACGACCACCCCGAGGACATCGCCCGCCGGTTCGCGGGCTTGGCCTGGGCGGCCGCCCACCTGGGCCGGACGGGGGATGCCGA comes from Holophagaceae bacterium and encodes:
- the thpR gene encoding RNA 2',3'-cyclic phosphodiesterase: MSCPPHSPALRVFFALWPTAAEREALAAWQEPLKQLYGGRTMRVATLHSTLVFIGGIEQVRLEPLRMAALEASAEGFDLCFDSAHYWGHNHIVYAAPGHVPPPLVQLASALEQSLARHGFDFDRREYKPHITLLRNARRTDSELDGLQPVRWRITDFALVQSVPQGGLVDYRVLARFPLGAIGG
- a CDS encoding EFR1 family ferrodoxin (N-terminal region resembles flavodoxins. C-terminal ferrodoxin region binds two 4Fe-4S clusters.) produces the protein MSPLLTAKICWMSGTGNSLRLAHGFAACVEEKGGEIHLEQIAPNSSPTCEASWLAVFFPTHGFTTPWPVLRWAWSLQPGKGISAAVVSARAGWWMGTCLRGLTGSAPFIPALLLALKGYRVRGILSVDMPSNWILVHPGLNAVHAAHFLERGHQKIRAFTQDLLAGSRRLWSLDNLFECLSGMVLLPVSVGYLLYGRPLFAKLFFANERCNGCGVCAAHCPEGAIRMTGSTPRPYWTLHCESCMRCMNLCPLRAVEAGQSLGVLLNLAAGLPLIGWLLARIAPRWPWLAWLDTGFPRFALNYGWYLAALILVYFLVFQAMRWRPLRLLFSFTTLTRWFRRYREPSTGPRDLPGRWD
- the glgC gene encoding glucose-1-phosphate adenylyltransferase; translated protein: MLTISESRLSPRHTIALVMAGGRGKRLMDLTDHYSKPGLDFGGKYRIIDFTLSNCVNSGFRRIMVLTQYNSHRLLQHLQLGWTFLAGNLNEYVHVLPAHQSMDKNAWYSGTADAVYQNIGSIQSANPKTVLILAGDHVYRMDYKIFLQDHLNNKADMTIACLEVPRLAARGFGIAQVDGEDRIISFVEKPEDPPAVPGKPDRAFASMGIYLFNAEFLYKALQRDAEDPDSGHDFGKDIIPKLVHEASIFAHRFERSCIPNEGHPEPYWRDVGGVDSYWEANMDLTTVHPALNLYDTAWPITTHQEQLPPAKFVHAGEMRNGVALSSLVSGGCIISGAHVHHSLLSSRVSIHSHARLDGALVLPDCDIGRKARLKRCILARGCRIPNGLVVGEDPEEDARRFVRTAGGVTLISQPMLDRLSRPER
- a CDS encoding acyl-CoA dehydrogenase family protein, yielding MQATSEMVFGGSFLLAPIGSQPQFTPEELSEDARAIGQAARDFVEGEVIPRDADIDKLDPGLSKELLRKAGELGLLSLEIPEAYDGMDLDKISGLLVLEELGRQASFSVTYSAHTGIGTLPIVYFGNEAQKAKYLPRLGSGEWAAAYALTEPGAGSDAMNSKTVAALDGDAWVLNGAKMWITNAGFADVFVVFAKVDGRKFSAFIVEKGDPGFTIAAEERKLGIKGSSTRALAFDNCRIPKDRLLGELGKGHRIAFGILAIGRFKLGAGCNGMAKEVLKYTLKYTAERMQFGRTINSFGMIRKFLADMGIRIFVAESMNFRTIGYINEGMREIGWDRPDAAKQKLEIMDEFQLEASIMKVWDSEALGLIADEAVQCFGGYGFSAEYPPEKIYRDNRINRIFEGTNEINRLIIAGQVFKKVGNGTLVLRMDTADVPGLGSGPLAKAEQAVELAKRQAQYAIQACLEVKGQKLIENQEAAGRAADLVTEIYTMESAVVRAAKMMDTGHRWAQLAKDCAEAHVNEGCGKVRNLSRLLLAEVLEGIALERALADSRTFDLHVPMAGSKLRDRIASQLIEKGGYPIEAF